The Arachis duranensis cultivar V14167 chromosome 2, aradu.V14167.gnm2.J7QH, whole genome shotgun sequence genome has a window encoding:
- the LOC107472097 gene encoding putative disease resistance RPP13-like protein 1: protein MKQFGNPSVRKWLDSLRDAVYCAQDLLDTILAKAATQKELSSSWWSPSFFINRDRDNMVDKMEGVVRRIEDLGKQKDFLGLEKIPTGSSSWRTPSSSLVKGSVYGREDDKKALVKMLNDNNEHHLSVIAIVGIGGVGKTTLAQWLYNNQEEFLKGFDLKAWVCVSEKFEVVETTRNVIKQIHGGTCSLDDFNSLQNALKGELSNKKFFIVLDDVWSDDGDKLSNFMTPFQQNGNKGSIVLMTTWEENVASAVQNCHPYFLKKLSEDYCWSVFAENASFPQSNGRAALEEIGRKIVKKCDGLPLAAETLGRLLGTKHDVEEKSKILMSDIWEFSVEKSKIIPALLISYFHLSPYLKRCFVYCALFPKDYEFKKDELILLWMAEDLLPPPKRGESLEEVGCECFDELTSRLFFTKNEGFGDYFVMHDLLHDLAIFLAGDFYCNLEELGKEEEIRIQPRHLCANLCYCSSKFHNLISEVKSLRTLLLFGNCSSSKCNIEAATWDILSKFKYLRALSFCKRGVASWYTRDSSLSILVVPDSIKELVHLRYLDLSWTFIKTLPESLCNLSNLQTLKLYHCCNLTRKRLPNVEGRDA, encoded by the coding sequence ATGAAGCAGTTCGGTAATCCATCTGTGAGGAAGTGGCTCGATAGTCTCCGGGATGCTGTTTACTGTGCTCAGGACTTGCTCGACACTATCCTCGCCAAAGCTGCCACTCAAAAGGAGCTAAGTTCTTCCTGGTGGTCCCCTAGCTTCTTCATCAACCGAGATAGAGATAACATGGTAGACAAGATGGAAGGGGTGGTTAGAAGAATTGAGGATCttggaaaacaaaaagatttcCTTGGTCTTGAAAAGATTCCCACTGGTAGCTCATCATGGAGGACTCCATCCAGTTCTCTTGTAAAAGGGAGTGTGTATGGCAGGGAGGATGACAAGAAGGCCTTAGTCAAGATGCTGAATGACAACAACGAGCATCACCTGTCTGTGATAGCTATTGTTGGCATAGGTGGGGTTGGTAAAACAACTTTAGCCCAATGGCTGTACAACAATCAGGAGGAGTTCCTGAAGGGATTTGATCTGAAAGCATGGGTTTGCGTTTCGGAGAAGTTTGAAGTTGTTGAGACTACAAGGAATGTCATAAAGCAGATCCATGGAGGTACTTGTAGTCTCGATGATTTCAATTCACTTCAAAATGCTTTGAAAGGAGAATTGTCCAATAAGAAATTCTTTATTGTTCTTGATGATGTTTGGAGCGATGATGGTGACAAATTGAGTAATTTTATGACCCCTTTCCAACAAAATGGGAATAAGGGAAGTATTGTTCTAATGACTACTTGGGAGGAAAATGTTGCTTCCGCAGTTCAAAATTGTCACCCTTATTTTCTCAAGAAGTTGTCGGAGGACTATTGTTGGTCAGTGTTTGCAGAAAATGCATCTTTTCCACAGTCAAATGGGAGAGCAGCACTTGAAGAAATAGGTAGAAAGATTGTCAAGAAGTGTGATGGCTTGCCATTAGCTGCAGAAACACTTGGTCGCTTGTTAGGTACAAAGCATGATGTTGAGGAGAAGAGTAAGATACTAATGAGTGATATTTGGGAATTTTCGGTGGAGAAGAGTAAGATTATTCCAGCATTACTGATAAGTTACTTCCATCTTTCTCCATATTTAAAGCGTTGTTTTGTTTATTGTGCTTTATTTCCCAAGGATTATGAATTTAAGAAAGATGAATTAATCCTTTTGTGGATGGCAGAAGATCTTTTACCACCAccaaagagaggagagagtttAGAAGAAGTTGGTTGTGAGTGTTTTGATGAACTTACTTCCAGATTATTTTTCACGAAGAATGAAGGCTTTGGTGATTATTTTGTGATGCATGATCTCTTGCATGACTTAGCAATATTCCTTGCTGGAGATTTCTATTGCAATCTAGAAGAACTTGGTAAAGAGGAGGAGATAAGGATTCAGCCTCGACATTTGTGTGCAAATTTATGTTATTGTAGCTCAAAATTTCATAATTTGATTTCTGAAGTAAAATCTTTGagaacattattattatttggcaaTTGCTCATCTTCCAAGTGCAACATTGAAGCAGCAACATGGGACATATTATCAAAGTTTAAATACTTGAGAGCTTTATCCTTCTGTAAACGTGGTGTGGCATCATGGTACACGAGAGATTCATCCTTGAGTATACTTGTGGTGCCTGATTCAATTAAAGAATTAGTCCATCTGCGCTACCTGGATCTGTCTTGGACGTTTATTAAGACATTGCCAGAGTCTTTGTGCAACTTGTCTAATTTGCAAACCTTGAAGTTGTATCATTGTTGTAATCTAACTAGGAAGAGATTGCCCAATGTTGAAGGAAGAGATGCTTAA
- the LOC107472096 gene encoding uncharacterized protein LOC107472096 yields MAGTVAVLKTSPVRVGRQLDESRAYFYRLFWTFPPCIEAFRHCKPLISIDGTHLYGKYGETLLVAIAQDENSNILPVAFALVEGENAESWSFFLSHLRQHVTPQPGLLVISDMHNGIKAALEAPDGGWLPPSADRAFCIRHVAANFTLTFKGKDARRLLVNAAYAKTEVEFHYWFDILRSEDPAMCDWANQIEYSLWTQHCDEGRRFGHMTTNISECVNSILKGVRNLPVCSLVKATYGRLAELFVCKGSEAEAQMGTGQQFSQHLVKCIEANLKTARYFTVTVYDRDNSEFTVAETTPTGSFSLGSYRVSLASQTCDCGYFQALYFPCPHALACCAYSRLTWEPYVHHVYRLSSVFSVYRMCFTPPIPEGFWPPYDGPTVIPDPNKRRAREGRPRSTRIRTNMDEADPNRPKRCGLCWQPGHTHRSCP; encoded by the coding sequence ATGGCTGGTACTGTTGCAGTCCTAAAGACGAGCCCTGTTCGTGTCGGTAGACAGTTGGACGAGTCTCGAGCTTATTTTTACAGACTATTCTGGACGTTTCCACCGTGTATCGAGGCATTCCGTCATTGCAAGCCCCTAATTAGTATTGACGGCACCCATCTGTATGGCAAGTATGGGGAAACGTTGCTTGTCGCGATTGCACAGGACGAGAACTCCAACATACTCCCTGTTGCATTCGCATTAGTCGAGGGTGAGAACGCTGAGTCGTGGTCCTTCTTTCTCTCCCACCTGCGTCAGCATGTGACACCGCAGCCGGGTCTGCTGGTTATCTCGGACATGCATAACGGCATTAAGGCCGCGCTTGAGGCTCCTGACGGAGGCTGGTTACCTCCGTCTGCAGACCGGGCATTCTGCATTCGACATGTTGCGGCAAATTTCACCCTCACCTTCAAGGGCAAAGACGCAAGGAGGCTACTTGTGAATGCGGCGTACGCTAAGACCGAGGTCGAGTTCCATTACTGGTTTGATATTCTTAGGTCCGAAGACCCGGCGATGTGTGACTGGGCGAACCAGATTGAGTATTCGTTGTGGACACAGCATTGTGATGAAGGGCGTAGATTCGGACACATGACGACGAATATATCTGAGTGTGTGAACTCGATCCTTAAGGGTGTACGAAACCTACCTGTGTGCTCGCTAGTGAAGGCAACATACGGAAGGTTGGCGGAATTATTTGTTTGCAAAGGGAGCGAGGCTGAGGCGCAGATGGGAACCGGACAACAATTTAGTCAGCACTTGGTGAAGTGTATAGAGGCCAACTTGAAGACGGCTAGGTACTTCACCGTTACTGTGTACGATAGAGATAACTCTGAGTTCACCGTTGCAGAGACAACTCCGACTGGTTCTTTCTCACTAGGTAGCTACAGAGTCTCGCTTGCATCTCAGACATGTGACTGTGGATACTTCCAGGCTCTTTATTTCCCGTGTCCCCACGCACTGGCATGCTGTGCCTACTCACGGCTTACATGGGAGCCTTACGTCCACCACGTGTATCGTCTTAGTTCGGTCTTCAGTGTGTATCGGATGTGTTTCACACCTCCCATTCCGGAGGGTTTCTGGCCACCATATGACGGGCCGACTGTCATCCCTGACCCCAATAAGAGGCGTGCGAGAGAGGGTCGGCCGAGGTCCACTAGGATACGGACCAATATGGACGAGGCAGATCCGAACCGGCCAAAGAGGTGTGGGCTTTGTTGGCAGCCGGGCCACACACATCGGAGTTGCCCATAG
- the LOC107472099 gene encoding uncharacterized protein LOC107472099 → MFKPGPDEGSSSDSEATGNDPKTGSRIRRNMTHAMVGKRNISPLGKGKEKILHEDDGLVEEVSDAEVDLGFVGCVHEGVEDGLDPGVDSDGTNSWHSEEMKTPPNSEDELEEGNESEEASPLFREGARFGELHLEVGMKFGTKWEFREAVREYTIQEGRSIKIVKNDNIRCRAVCKVKECPWVAYASRDHEDTCWQIKTFNDDHTCPREDKNRAANRNWVCSKLVKKVRKYPNFRHCEATTYFKTRFDLTLNKNSISRALMDARSVVYGDEKEQYRMVRDYGMTLLKTNPSSTVQICTTPQPDGEVSFDRMYICLSGCKNGFKAGCHPLIGLDGAFLKTQPGLVDRFCQPWG, encoded by the coding sequence ATGTTCAAGCCAGGTCCGGATGAGGGTAGTTCCTCTGATTCTGAGGCTACAGGGAATGATCCTAAAACTGGGAGTAGGATTAGGAGAAACATGACACATGCTATGGTGGGTAAGAGAAATATTAGTCCACTGGGTAAAGGGAAGGAGAAGATATTACATGAAGACGATGGTTTGGTGGAGGAGGTGAGCGACGCTGAGGTTGACCTTGGGTTTGTGGGTTGTGTTCATGAAGGGGTAGAGGATGGACTAGACCCAGGTGTTGACTCAGATGGCACCAATTCTTGGCACTCGGAGGAGATGAAGACGCCTCCAAACTCAGAAGATGAGCTGGAGGAAGGAAATGAATCTGAAGAGGCAAGTCCGCTGTTTAGGGAGGGTGCAAGATTTGGAGAGCTGCATCTTGAGGTAGGCATGAAGTTCGGAACTAAATGGGAATTTAGAGAAGCTGTGAGAGAATATACAATCCAAGAGGGAAGAAGCATAAAGATAGTGAAAAATGATAACATTAGGTGCAGGGCGGTGTGTAAGGTGAAAGAGTGCCCATGGGTGGCTTATGCATCTAGAGACCATGAAGACACATGTTGGCAAATTAAGACATTCAATGATGACCACACTTGCCCAAGAGAGGACAAGAATAGGGCTGCCAACAGGAATTGGGTATGCAGCAAGCTTGTGAAGAAGGTGAGAAAGTATCCAAACTTTAGACACTGCGAGGCTACAACTTACTTCAAGACACGATTTGACTTGACTCTGAATAAAAACTCAATATCCAGGGCATTAATGGATGCAAGAAGTGTAGTGTATGGGGATGAGAAAGAACAATATAGGATGGTTAGGGATTATGGTATGACGCTGTTGAAGACTAATCCCAGTTCCACTGTACAAATATGCACCACCCCCCAACCAGATGGTGAAGTGTCCTTTGATAGAATGTATATATGCTTAAGTGGCTGCAAAAACGGGTTCAAGGCTGGTTGCCATCCTTTGATAGGTCTGGATGGTGCTTTCCTCAAGACCCAACCCGGTTTGGTGGACAGATTTTGTCAGCCGTGGGGTTAG